One Edaphobacter lichenicola DNA window includes the following coding sequences:
- a CDS encoding cohesin domain-containing protein produces the protein MLYSPERSSLAGTAPTGSAHAGKIFPAGVISGKRHTLHGVKDENGSSMGRLYKSISTLSITPRRVFPGSVLPALLLCSIASLCATTAHAQSAAKWDKRGQDAEARQDFDTAYEDYHKAVLKKPKDLRFTEHFDRMRYQAAVSHVDRGRVLRQNGDLQGAMAQFTRALQIDSGNQAAQQEINQIQREQQVERDNTPQAQEQMSRQNETLSTLGSIAGPVELKPVTNDPITLHMVEDVKVIYEAIGKAAGLNVLFDPDYSSKRIPVDLTNVSLTDALRIVGTISGTFYKAITPNTIFVATNSRTKRTDLDEQAVQTFYLTNASQQNDANEVVIAIRNLLDPSVKIYLVPSQNAIVMRATPDQLLLAQKLLNDLDRARPEVVVDVAVLEVNKNVEHNLGITLPQSITITPQASPTTTSSSSSSGTGTGTGTNTSPSNFTLNTLAHLNANNFAVGITGGTLNALLSDVDTRILQNPSIRATDGQRATMKIGSKIPVATGSYNAGVSTGVASIGVQTQFTYLDIGVNIDMTPTVHYDREVTLKMKIEVLSHISDVTISGVTEPVIGQRTSEQVITLKDGEPTLLAGIITKTDSLNINGTPGVGEMPLLKYFFSSRDKVNDKQEIVFIIIPHIVRESVLTRANVRPIDTGTGQSIELRRDVSANDSDSEPVYSNSVRKPASPTSAANAASTMVQQLSQQAAPVAPPPNYVPGAQTPDTQPAATQPPAAQTPETPATPTVGGPPVSFTVVPPDSTQPVGSTFQVAVMLGNGHDIFSVPLQLQFNPALLQLVNVDAGNFLGKDGQAVSLVHREDKGLVAISSIRPPNTPGVSGTGSLCTLTFKAIAPGDSTLALVKVGALNSAQANLPAVGSQATVHVK, from the coding sequence GTAAAGGACGAAAACGGAAGCAGCATGGGTCGCCTGTACAAATCAATCAGCACTCTATCAATCACTCCCCGTCGCGTGTTCCCAGGCAGTGTGCTCCCTGCGTTGCTCCTATGCAGCATCGCAAGCCTCTGCGCCACAACCGCCCACGCCCAGTCAGCCGCCAAGTGGGACAAGCGCGGTCAAGACGCCGAAGCGCGCCAGGACTTCGATACAGCCTACGAGGACTATCACAAAGCCGTCCTCAAAAAGCCGAAGGACCTCCGCTTCACCGAGCACTTCGACCGCATGCGATATCAGGCCGCAGTCTCCCACGTCGATCGCGGCCGTGTCCTCCGCCAGAACGGCGACCTCCAGGGCGCCATGGCCCAGTTCACCCGCGCCCTCCAGATCGACTCCGGCAACCAGGCCGCTCAGCAGGAGATCAATCAGATCCAACGGGAGCAGCAGGTAGAGCGCGACAATACTCCGCAGGCGCAGGAGCAGATGTCGCGCCAGAACGAGACCCTCAGCACGCTCGGCTCCATCGCTGGCCCGGTCGAACTCAAGCCCGTCACTAACGATCCCATCACCCTCCACATGGTCGAGGACGTGAAAGTCATCTACGAAGCCATCGGCAAAGCTGCCGGCCTCAACGTCCTCTTCGACCCCGACTACAGCTCCAAGCGCATCCCCGTCGACCTCACCAACGTCTCCCTCACGGACGCCCTCCGCATCGTCGGTACCATCTCCGGCACCTTCTACAAGGCCATCACGCCCAACACCATCTTCGTCGCCACCAACTCGCGCACCAAGCGCACCGACCTCGACGAACAGGCCGTCCAGACTTTCTATCTCACCAACGCCAGCCAGCAGAACGACGCCAATGAAGTCGTCATCGCCATCCGCAATCTGCTCGACCCCAGCGTCAAGATCTATCTCGTCCCCAGCCAAAACGCCATCGTCATGCGCGCCACGCCCGACCAGCTCCTCCTCGCGCAGAAGCTCCTCAACGACCTCGATCGTGCCCGCCCCGAGGTGGTCGTAGACGTAGCAGTCCTCGAAGTCAACAAGAACGTCGAGCATAACCTCGGCATCACGCTTCCGCAGTCCATCACCATCACCCCGCAGGCCAGTCCAACCACTACTTCGAGCAGCAGCAGTAGCGGTACTGGCACTGGAACAGGCACCAACACCAGCCCCTCCAACTTCACCCTCAACACCCTCGCCCACCTCAACGCCAACAACTTCGCCGTAGGCATCACCGGCGGCACCCTCAACGCGCTCCTTAGCGACGTTGATACCCGCATCCTCCAGAACCCCAGCATCCGCGCCACCGACGGCCAGCGCGCCACCATGAAGATTGGTTCGAAGATCCCCGTCGCCACAGGTTCCTACAATGCTGGTGTCTCCACCGGAGTCGCCAGCATCGGCGTGCAGACCCAGTTCACCTACCTCGACATCGGCGTTAACATCGACATGACGCCTACCGTCCACTATGACCGCGAGGTCACCCTCAAGATGAAGATCGAGGTGCTCTCGCACATCTCCGACGTCACCATCTCAGGCGTCACCGAGCCCGTCATCGGCCAGCGCACCTCGGAGCAGGTGATCACCCTCAAAGATGGCGAACCCACCCTCCTCGCCGGCATCATCACCAAGACGGACAGCCTCAACATCAATGGCACTCCAGGCGTCGGCGAGATGCCCCTCCTCAAGTACTTCTTCTCCTCGCGCGACAAGGTCAACGACAAGCAAGAGATCGTCTTCATCATCATTCCCCACATCGTTCGCGAGTCAGTCCTCACCCGCGCGAACGTCCGCCCCATCGACACCGGCACCGGTCAGTCGATCGAGCTGCGCCGCGACGTCTCCGCCAACGACAGCGACTCTGAGCCCGTCTACAGCAACTCGGTTCGCAAACCTGCCTCACCCACCAGCGCAGCCAACGCTGCCAGCACCATGGTCCAGCAGCTAAGCCAGCAGGCTGCCCCCGTCGCTCCTCCTCCCAACTACGTGCCCGGAGCGCAAACTCCTGACACGCAGCCCGCAGCCACTCAACCCCCGGCAGCCCAAACACCAGAGACCCCGGCAACCCCAACCGTAGGTGGCCCGCCCGTCAGCTTCACCGTCGTCCCGCCCGACTCCACCCAGCCCGTCGGCAGCACCTTCCAGGTCGCCGTCATGCTCGGCAACGGACACGACATCTTCTCCGTGCCCCTCCAGCTCCAATTCAACCCAGCGCTCTTGCAACTCGTCAACGTCGACGCCGGAAACTTCCTCGGCAAAGATGGTCAGGCCGTCTCCCTCGTCCACCGCGAAGACAAGGGCCTCGTCGCCATCTCCTCCATCCGTCCGCCCAACACCCCGGGCGTCAGCGGAACCGGCAGCCTCTGCACCCTCACCTTCAAGGCCATCGCCCCTGGAGACTCCACCCTCGCCCTCGTCAAAGTCGGCGCTCTCAACAGCGCGCAGGCCAATCTTCCGGCCGTCGGTTCGCAGGCCACGGTGCATGTCAAGTAA